The Colletotrichum destructivum chromosome 8, complete sequence genome includes the window ctcgacaccgtcgtcgcATCGGCCGAGAAGAATGGCATCAAGCTTATCATTAACTTTGTTAACAACTGGTAGTCCCCACCTTAGCTGAATTGAACCTTTAGCCAGCAAAATCAGCCTAACACTTTCCAGGGACGACTACGGCGGGATCAAGGCGTACACAAACGCTTTTGGCGGTACCCACAACGGCTGGTACACCAACACGGCGGCCCAGACACAGTACCGCAAGTAtatcgacgccgtcgtcagccGGTACAAGAACTCCAACGCCATCTTTGCTTGGGAGCTGGCCAACGAGCCGCGCTGCCAGGGGTGTGCTACCTCTGTCATCTACAACTGGGCCAAGTCGACGTCGGAATACGTCAAGTCCCTAGACCCCAACCACCTGGTGACGCTCGGGGATGAGGGCATGGGGCTCCCGGGCGATACCACGTATCCCTATCAGTACGGAGAAGGCACTGACTGGGTGGCTCTGCTTAACATTTCAACTTTGTGAGGCCCTACTCCTGTAACCTCGTGACTTCCGAACGAGGTTATGTTGCTAACGTTCTCCTGCGCGCGATTCCAGGGACTTTGGGACCTTCCACTTCTACCCCAACTCATGTAAGGGGGGATTCCACTAGGACGGGATGGTATTATCGCTAACGAAAGAAATAGGGTCGGTTGGCTATGCTGCCGGCAACAAGTGGGTGACTGACCATGCTAAGGCATGCGTTGCAGCGAGCAAGCCTTGCTTCTTTGAGGAATGTAAGTTGTTCCCCAACATTATCTTGAAGCCACGACGtgaaggaggacggcgcTGAATGAATATGACGTCCTAGATGGTACGCCTACCAACCACTGCGAGCTGGAGAGACCATGGCAGATTACCTCGGTGGCGACCCCCGGCATGGCTGGCGATGCCTTTTGGCAGCTGGGTGACACCATCAGTACTGGGCAGACGCACAACGACGGCAACACCATCTACTATGGCACTGACGAGTGGACGTGCTTGGTGACCAACCACGTTAACGCCATCGGCTAGACAGCATTCCTAGGCTTAACCCTGTGTGGGACGGCGAAACATGGGTTGTCCGGCACGTGGAAGAAGCGCTGCCGGACGATGGAAACTGTAGATAGTATTCTCTTCATTGTACATATTCAATGAGAAAACGCCAAGAGCTAGGCCCACTTCGACTGAAGAATAGCGTGACCTACTatgctgctgcagttgcTGTTGCCGGCGTATATCGATAAGCCGATGAGATTTGTAACGCATCAGACTAGTAAGGGAAATCGCGGCTGGTCGAGGTCGTTTTCCATTGACACCGTGAGCGAGTGATGATTGGTTAAGCAAGGGAGGTTACGAGGTGCAATATAACAATGAGGATGAAAAACACCAAGTGAGAGAGAGTACTTGTTTGTAAAGGGAAAGAAACAATAACCAACCAATCAATCATATGACGGTGGATTAATCTGACGGCGCGTTGCTGCTGAGGGAAGGTGCGGTAACCATGGATGCGTCATGGGCGGACTCAGGGCCAGACCTTCATGAAGTTGGCTTATCGATAAGACAATGCCTGCCTTCAAATCATCTCCAGCTCCCAACTGCTTTTTAATCCAACACAACGCCACAGCGAGATCGACCACAAATCACACCATgggctcctcgtcgtcaaaaGCCGCACAAGGCGCAGCGCGAAAGTTCCCAACCCGTGCGCCAGGCGCCgtgccgcccgcctccgccgcgaGGGCAGCTCCggcccctcctccatcaCAGCCGGCACAAGCCCGGCTGCAGGCAAAGGCCGCGACATCCAAGACGGACGGTTGGTCGAATCCCAGGTGTCATGATTTCCAGTGCGCCCACCTCTAACCGTTGATTGTTACCCAGATATCACTGCCGACTCCATCAACCCGGACAACGTAACGGCTGAGTTCTCCTCTCGTCTTCGGCAAATGGGCGTTGTCCAACCGAACCCTACCTTTTCCCCTACTTCAACAGCCGGCCCAAGCCCTCACGCCGATTTGATACAGAACCCGGGCCCTCTGTTCCCCTCGACATCTCGGAATATGACGCTGGGCACGTTGGAAGCGAGGAGTCGCTTCCAAAAGCAGGCCGACGCTGAATTTGACAGCCTAGGCCGGATCAGCAGTGAGGGAAGAGAGTTCTTGGATCTCAAGACGATCGTGCAGATGCACCTGATGCGGGACAATGGACATTCGTCGGCAGAGATCGAGGCCAGGCTGAACTTAAAGAAGGGCGTCGTGGCCAGGTTGGGAAGGCCTGGCATCACTTCACCAGCCTGATCATTCCTCTCGACGGTCGAATTTTGTTTTAACTGTAAGAATGTATTATAGGTATCCAGCTCTCTACAAAAGCGAACCCGCCAGACCCCCGGAAGAAGGCCTGGGTGTATTAAGAATAATCAAATAACGCCGATgttcccccttttcccctcacCATTCTCACCACGCGCAGTGCCCACCGTCGATGCGCAAGTCACTGCCTGTCATGAAGCTGCTGGCATCGCTcaacaagaagacggcggcaCCGCGGTACTCGTTGGGCTGGCTGAGTCTTCCGAGCATGTTGTGCTTCGGCCACTCCACCTTGCGCTCTGGATACGTCTCGAAGAGAGCCTCGACCATAGCAGTGACGATATAGCCTGGCGAGATAGTGTTGACACGGATGCCGTGCACGCCCCACTCGGCAGCCAAGTTGCGGGCGAGTTGCAAGACTGCCGCCTTGGAGGCGTTGTATGCACTGCGCAGATGTGGAATTAGCCTTCTCTTCGATCAGTACGCTGAAAAACCAAACACTTACGGGCAAATTAATCCCCTGTTGGCGACGGTGCCACTCATGCTCGCAATCAAGACGATGCTGCCGCTGGTGTTGAGCCTCACCATCTGCCGGGCGACCGCCTGCGCCGTCATGAAGGCGCCCGTGACGTTGACCCCCATCATCTtgtcgacatcctcggccttgTACTCGAGTGCGGGCGTCTCCTGCTGAATACCAGCGGCGGCAATGAGGCCGTCCAGGCGGCCGTGTCTGTTGGCGATACCTTCGACAATCTCGTTGAGGGCTGGGACGTCGCGCACGTCAACTTGGTGGTATGTCAACGAGGTCGCAAGCTCCGTGTTGGCGCGGAGGGCGACCTTCTCAAAGTCCGGGTCCGGCTTAGGGAGGCGGTCGATTGCGTGAACTGGTTGAGTGCATGTCAGCTTCATTCCTTTGTAATGGTGGAACGTAGCAGGTTTGAAAACCCGGTGCGGGGAGAAGAGGTGTCGGTTAGTACCTATCGCGCCAGCTTCCAGAAGCGCTTCTGCTTGTGTGAGACCGAGTCCTCGTGCGCCACCGGAGACGACAATGACCTTGCCCTGGAGGTTAAACTCGGGGAGAACCCGGGTGAGAGTCGGCGAGGTAATATGGGGACCGAGGGGCTTAGGGCTCGCGTGGAAGGCTTTGGGCTGATGTCCGACGATGGGTGCCACGGGGGCGGTAATGGGCTGCACTGCGAGTCTGGATGGTTTCCCAAGGGTCAATTGAGGTCCTAGACGAAGTGGCCGGAGGCGGGTAAGGTACCGTGACATCCTTGCGGCTTCAAAAGAGGTCCGGAAGAGAGGTAGGGAGTATTGGTGGTGCAGTTGGGTGGGAGGGAAGCTGGGTGGCGGGAAATGTTCTCCAAGTC containing:
- a CDS encoding Putative short-chain dehydrogenase/reductase SDR, NAD(P)-binding domain superfamily, with translation MSRLAVQPITAPVAPIVGHQPKAFHASPKPLGPHITSPTLTRVLPEFNLQGKVIVVSGGARGLGLTQAEALLEAGAIVHAIDRLPKPDPDFEKVALRANTELATSLTYHQVDVRDVPALNEIVEGIANRHGRLDGLIAAAGIQQETPALEYKAEDVDKMMGVNVTGAFMTAQAVARQMVRLNTSGSIVLIASMSGTVANRGLICPAYNASKAAVLQLARNLAAEWGVHGIRVNTISPGYIVTAMVEALFETYPERKVEWPKHNMLGRLSQPNEYRGAAVFLLSDASSFMTGSDLRIDGGHCAW
- a CDS encoding Putative Cellulose-binding domain, fungal, glycoside hydrolase, family 5 — encoded protein: MAYLTMKSMIAGALAFTAAVSAQAPLYGQCGGENWSGPTTCVAGSVCTFSNYWYSQCVPGTAVTTTRSSTLTTSTRPATTSSVRTTSSRTSSAVLPPGTGFPSVSGTKFTIDGVTKYYPGTNCYWCSFLTNASDVDLVLGHLRTSGLKILRIWGFSDVNTVPQYDNWFQHLTASGSTINTGANGLGRLDTVVASAEKNGIKLIINFVNNWDDYGGIKAYTNAFGGTHNGWYTNTAAQTQYRKYIDAVVSRYKNSNAIFAWELANEPRCQGCATSVIYNWAKSTSEYVKSLDPNHLVTLGDEGMGLPGDTTYPYQYGEGTDWVALLNISTLDFGTFHFYPNSWSVGYAAGNKWVTDHAKACVAASKPCFFEEYGTPTNHCELERPWQITSVATPGMAGDAFWQLGDTISTGQTHNDGNTIYYGTDEWTCLVTNHVNAIG